ATGCCCTCTGCTTATTCAtattcattaatgtttttgagTAATCTCATGAATTGGTCACTGCTATgagcaagaggaagaaatgaattGTTATGTTAGAATTAATTAAATATCCACAAATGTAGCTCTTAACTATTGTGGACATGATAAGATATTTATGTCTGCCTcactctgtcctgcccagtccttaCTGAATGCATGACTGTGATCTGTGTTTCATTCCTATAACTTCACTGAAGTaaccattttaatttgtttaacaaaaagaaaactcaaggttGACTGCTCAGCATCTTTTCAAATGGTAGACAGCACATAGCTGATTAATCACGGTTCCtgaatataaagaaaagatgatGTCTGCTATGCTGTTTcttctctaaataaaataaaactacaaataatATAAATCATTTCACAGGATTATGATAAAAGGattcttacatttttttgtttttatatctgtGCCTTTACAATTAACGTGTCTATAAATGTTAAATGAACAAAGGTTGTTCaccataatattaatttttaagagtaATAGTACAACAAAATGGGAAACATGTTCatataatgttttcttctgtttatatacCCTTAAGGTgagaatttttatattatatggtatttctcttttaatcatttgcatctcttctcttgtcttcttttttatactttatacccCACCCCACTTCTTTTTTGTATTATACTATTAAGGATAAAgccaatataaagaaataaattgttagaCAAGCACACCTATACTGTGCTGCAAATTTATACTGTACTTCAGTTTTTGAAAACTTTCCATACTTTTTTCTATAatgaatgtgttaatttaaatgtcatcaacagtttgtaaaaatattctctttttaaaggttcatttaaaaattacttgtatGTGTTCTTGAGATTAAGTTCATGTTTCATGTTTGTGGAAATTTATGGAAACCAAGAGGTGTCATTTGACTTTGGGGAGCTAGAACTCTAGGCTATTTTAAGCTACTTGAATGGAGGCTAAAACTATGGTCTTTTGAAataatagcaagtgctcttaactgatgagtcatctctccaagccctAATATCTCCTTTTAAAACCCATCAaaccttattttcttttgagttttgatAAAAACTTTTGCTACAGGTGTTAAGTCATAATtcaaactaatttataaatttcagatTATTGATTGTGTATAGAACTTCCTTCTCTCACACTACTTACATTAAAGTCAGTTTCAATGCTGCAGTAAAATAGATTTTCATTACTAGGAGATTCTcctattctatttataaaattataatttacagTTTCTCACATTTCCTCCTTCAGGTAGTACTGCAAACAAAgccaatggaaggaaagaatcagtctGTGGTGTCAGAATTTGTGTTCCTGGGACTCACCAAATCTTGGGACATCCAATTATTCCTTTTTGTGTTCTCCTCCATGTTTTATGTTGCAAGCATGACAGGAAACTCCCTCATCGTGTTTGCTGTGGCTTCTGACCCTCACTTACACTCTCCCATGTACTTTCTGTTGGCTAACCTCTCCTTCATTGACTTGGGCGTTTCTTCTGTTGTGTCCCCCAAGATGATTTATGATCTGTTGAGAAAGCATAAAGTCATCACTTTTGGAGGATGCATCACCCAAATATTCTTCATTCACTTCGTTAGTGGTGTGGAGGTGATTTTACTCATAGCCATGGCCtttgacagatatgtggccatatgtAAACCTCTCCATTATCTGACCATTATGAGCCCAAAGATGTGCATCTTGTTTTCAGTGGCCTCCTGGGTGGCTGGCTTTATCCATTCTCTCATTCaattggcttttgtagtaaacttACCATTTTGTGGACCAAATGTTTTGGACAGCTTCTATTGTGACTTTCCTGGGTTCATCAAACTTGCCTGTGTAGATACATACAGTACATACAGACTGAAATTACTAGTCTCTGTCAACACTGGATTTATGTCTGTAGGTTCCTTCTTCATACTGATCATTTCCTATATTGTCATCATATTTACTGTTCAGAAACATTCTACAAGTGGCTCCTCTAAGGCCCTGTCTACACTTTCAGCTCATCTGAccgtagtggtcttattctttggTCCTGTGATGTTCATCTACACACAGCCTTCTTATTTCACACACTTGGATAAATTTCTGTCCATATTTGAGGCAGTTGTCACTCCCATTCTGAACCCTGTGATCTACACATTCAGgaatcaagaaatgaaaaaggcAATGATGGAGTATTTAAACATATAGTGGGCTGTAGACAAATAATTAAACACTTGCACTCTGATCATTCTTAATTGCATATAAATGTTCATTGTTAAccagtattaaagaaaaatatttccttgaaaATATTGGTATGCTTTGtcacattcatatatattctGCTTTGTCTTATACTTAGTAAGAATGACAATATATTATTTGCTTAAATAGTAAAAATGTAACAAATCTAAATTCATATGCAAtaatattttcttgaagaaagCTCTTAGACACAGCAGAGGGGATGTTGTTTTGAAGTCTTCAGGTAAAGAAATATTTTCGCTCTACTTTTCCAAGAATTATTCTCTTTAATTATGTTTCTTTGTATTCTATACGTGCAAGTGCCTCAAATACTTGTAAGCAGAATTCAAGAAATACCAAATATTATTTGTTAGGACTCATTTAGCTTCATTCATATTTACAAGGGTGGTCCAACATGCTTAAatcaataaatgtgttttatcACATGAAGAGTCTCAAAGTCAGAGACTGCATGATCACATctgaaaatgtagaaaaacaacCTTTAATCCAGTTTGTGATTTCATGATTACAGTCATGAATGAGCTATTATTAGAAGGGAGCTTTCTCAACACAATAAAAGCTATACTCTATAAATTAACAACTAACAACATGGCAAATGAAGAAAAGGTTTTGTGACACTTTAtttaaa
The Microtus pennsylvanicus isolate mMicPen1 chromosome 2, mMicPen1.hap1, whole genome shotgun sequence DNA segment above includes these coding regions:
- the LOC142845220 gene encoding olfactory receptor 4F3/4F16/4F29-like — its product is MEGKNQSVVSEFVFLGLTKSWDIQLFLFVFSSMFYVASMTGNSLIVFAVASDPHLHSPMYFLLANLSFIDLGVSSVVSPKMIYDLLRKHKVITFGGCITQIFFIHFVSGVEVILLIAMAFDRYVAICKPLHYLTIMSPKMCILFSVASWVAGFIHSLIQLAFVVNLPFCGPNVLDSFYCDFPGFIKLACVDTYSTYRLKLLVSVNTGFMSVGSFFILIISYIVIIFTVQKHSTSGSSKALSTLSAHLTVVVLFFGPVMFIYTQPSYFTHLDKFLSIFEAVVTPILNPVIYTFRNQEMKKAMMEYLNI